The Streptomyces achromogenes genome window below encodes:
- a CDS encoding MurR/RpiR family transcriptional regulator, giving the protein MSAETDTGTETGAGSRTGPASGTGPGTRPGSGAGGPSAGGPGAAPSDSPAARLQALFEGHRLTPTQRRIAHSMVRRAADVPFLSSVELAELAGVSQPSVTRFAVALGFDGYPALRKHLREVAPADRTPGPASYNAYQQAVQAEIENLRHLAELLADPRPVQRAGRLLAASRPLPVLGLRAAASQAYGFAYFAAKVHPDVRLLHEGGTMIHDRIDAAVRAGASALLCFALPRHPREVVDTLAYAREAGLSVVSVADSAFAPVAKVSDLLLPAAVGTGLAFDTACAPMLLGRVLLEAMCDDLPDAQARLEEFDARAATRGLFVE; this is encoded by the coding sequence ATGAGCGCGGAGACGGACACGGGGACGGAGACGGGAGCGGGGTCCCGGACGGGACCGGCGTCCGGAACGGGGCCGGGGACGCGACCGGGGTCGGGTGCGGGCGGGCCGAGTGCGGGCGGGCCGGGTGCGGCGCCGTCGGACAGCCCGGCGGCCCGGCTGCAGGCGCTCTTCGAAGGCCATCGGCTGACGCCGACCCAGCGGCGCATCGCGCACAGCATGGTGCGGCGCGCCGCCGACGTGCCGTTCCTCTCCAGCGTGGAGCTGGCCGAGCTGGCCGGGGTCAGCCAGCCGTCCGTGACCCGCTTCGCGGTCGCCCTCGGCTTCGACGGGTATCCCGCCCTGCGCAAGCACCTGCGCGAGGTCGCCCCCGCCGACCGGACGCCGGGCCCCGCCTCGTACAACGCCTACCAGCAGGCCGTCCAGGCCGAGATCGAGAACCTGCGGCACCTGGCCGAGCTGCTCGCCGATCCGCGGCCCGTGCAGCGGGCGGGAAGGCTGCTGGCGGCCTCGCGGCCGCTGCCGGTGCTCGGACTGCGGGCCGCCGCCTCCCAGGCGTACGGATTCGCCTACTTCGCCGCCAAGGTGCATCCCGACGTACGGCTGCTGCACGAGGGCGGCACGATGATCCACGACCGGATCGACGCCGCCGTGCGGGCCGGCGCCTCCGCGCTGCTCTGCTTCGCGCTGCCGCGCCACCCGCGGGAGGTCGTCGACACCCTCGCCTATGCCAGGGAGGCCGGGCTGAGCGTGGTGTCGGTCGCCGACTCCGCGTTCGCGCCGGTGGCCAAGGTCTCCGACCTGCTGCTGCCGGCCGCCGTCGGCACCGGGCTCGCCTTCGACACGGCGTGCGCGCCGATGCTGCTGGGGCGGGTGCTGCTGGAGGCGATGTGCGACGACCTGCCCGACGCGCAGGCCCGGCTGGAGGAGTTCGACGCAAGGGCGGCGACGCGCGGCCTCTTCGTGGAGTAG